GCAGCGTGTCGCCGATTTTTTGAGGTTTGCCGGCCCAACTATAAGAGAAGGTTGTGTAGCTCAACCCGAACCCAAACGGATACTCCACCTCCCCCTCATAATACCGGTAGGTCCTCCCCTTCACGTGATAGTCGTCATACGCAGGAAGGTCGGCCACGGATTTATAAAACGTAACCGGCAGGTGCCCGGAGGGCGCTACCCGGCCAAACAGGATATTGGCCAGGGCTGCGCCGCCTTCCTGGCCGGGATACCAGGCGACGATGATGGCGTTGACAAAAGGCGCCAGGGCGTCAACGTCCATGGCACTCCCGCCCGTGACGACGGCGATGATGGGCTTATGCGTGGCCTTGCGCAAGGCGCGGATATAGGCGAGCTGACCCGCGGGAAGGCTCAGGGTCTTTTTGTCTCCCCCGGCATCGGATAGGAAAGCGTCGCCTTCCTCCCCTTCGACCTGCGGAGTCAGACCGATGACGGCCACGACGACGTCGCTGAAGGAGGCTACCCAAGTCCCCCCGAAGTGAACGGTGTCTTTGGGATCGCAACCCAGGTCGTATTCGACGCCGGTGGCGGGACCGGCAATGGCCGTAATCCCCTCCACAAATGTAACCATGTGGGAAGAGGTCCCGTGGTAGTTTCCTAAAAGGGCGTCCGCGGACGTGGCGTTGCTACCCGCGATCAGCATGGTCTTGACGTTCGCGGCCTTTAGCGGGAGCGCGCCGTCGTTGCGAAGCAGGACCATGCTTTCTTCCGCCATTTGCAGCGCCAGCTGCTGGTGGTAGGCATTCGCAACGCTGTCGGCCCCGTAATCCTTATAAGGACTGAGCGAAGGATCGTCATAAAGACCGAGGTGAAACGCGGTACGGAGGTTGGGCGCCAGGTCCTTGTTGACGTCTTCTTCGTTGATCAGGCCCTTTTGGACGGCTGTCTCGGCGTCGGCCTGCAGCAGGTTCGAACAGTCCACATTGACACCGGTTTTGATGGCTTCGGCGGCGACGGTCGCCGCATCGGGCAGGGCTTTATGGCGTTCCCATATATCATCCAGCGCGCCGCAGTCGCTGACGACATGCCCTTTAAAATGCCATTCATCCCGTAGGATGTCTTTGAGGAGGGTCCGGCCGGTACAGCAGGGCTGATCGTTGACGCGGTTGTAGGCGCACATGACGGCTTCCACCCCGCTATCCACGAGGGTATGGAAGGCGGGTAGATAGGTTTCACGGAGTTCGTCCTCGTTTACCCGGACATTGATGGAGTGACGGCTGGCTTCGGGTCCGCTGTGGACCGCAAAGTGTTTGGCGCAGGCTGCCGTCTTCAGGTGCAGGGGATCGTTCCCTTGCATTCCCCGGACATAGGCCGAGCCCATCCGCCCGGTGAGATAAGGGTCTTCTCCGTAGGTCTCCTGTCCCCTGCCCCAACGCGGATCACGGAAAATATTGATGTTGGGCGCCCAGAAGGTCAGCCCCAGGTATTGCTGGCGGCGGCCCTCGGCCACGCTCATGTTGTATTTGGCCCTGGCCTCGGTGGATACGGCGTCGCCCTCGACGCGCAACAAGGCGTCGTCAAAGGTTGCCGCCACGCCGATGGCCTGCGGGAAAACCGTGGCCTCCCCCGCCCTGGCCACGCCGTGCAGCCCCTCGTTCCACCACACGTATCGCTGGATCCCGAGGTGCGGAACGCCCGGGCTGACAAACCCCAGCAGGCTGATCTTTTCTTTCAGGCTGAGCCGTTGGATAAGATCGGCGGCCCTGGCATCCGCCGGTTGGTGCGGGTCCTGGTAAACGGGGGTTTGGGCTTTGGCACACAAGCCTGCCAACGCCAACGTTGGCACGAGGAGAAACAAGCGGGTGTTCATGGGCGCAATATACCGCGCTTTCAGTATAACTTTTCAGTACAATACGACAAATTGGACCGACCGCGGCGGTGCCTCCAGCACAAACCTGCTGCTTGGCCAATAGTTAAGCCTTCGGGCGGGAACGTGCGTGATATCAGCGGGGCCCCCGGACGCACCGGCTGGTCCCTGTCCGTTGACAAAGACGCGGGGCGAGAATTCGCCGTTGTCGTCTCCGCCGGTAAGGGAGTAATAATAACCGTAATAGCCATAACCGCGACCATACGGGATGGTGAGGCGCCGCGGTGTCGTGGAGGTGTTGACGAGAACGAGACCCAATCCGCGCCCCGCGCCGCCGCCGCTAAAGCTCGACGCGAAAACCACGACCGCCGAGTCACTGGAAGTGCTCCGCACCACATGGTCCCCAAAACATTTCTGGAAGTAGTACAGGTAGTAATAAGCCGGCCGTGGATTCCACAGAGGCGCGCCGGGCTCGTCCCCTTTATTAAACAACCCATGATCGTTCCCATGATCATAGGCATTGGCCAGGTCCCAACGCGTGGCCTCCCCAAACCCGCGGGTGGCCAGTTCACCGATCACGAGGGCGGCGTGCATACCGGCAATAAAAGAGGTTTGCTGGCGGGACCCCTGTGCAAAAATATTGTACTCCGTCAGCGCGACCGGCTTGTTGCCCATCCGGAGCATATAGTCTGCCATCTGGTCGGTGACGGACCGGCCGGTGGCCAGGATGGCCGCGGCTTTCGAATTTTGAAAGTAGGGTGTATAGTAGCTGTGGACGATAAAGAAGTCGCAGGCGTTCCCGGCCTGGCGGAGCACCCCTTCGTTCCAGACTTTGTCCACGGGAAACGTATAAGGCCCGGG
This sequence is a window from Dinghuibacter silviterrae. Protein-coding genes within it:
- a CDS encoding glycoside hydrolase family 3 protein, which codes for MNTRLFLLVPTLALAGLCAKAQTPVYQDPHQPADARAADLIQRLSLKEKISLLGFVSPGVPHLGIQRYVWWNEGLHGVARAGEATVFPQAIGVAATFDDALLRVEGDAVSTEARAKYNMSVAEGRRQQYLGLTFWAPNINIFRDPRWGRGQETYGEDPYLTGRMGSAYVRGMQGNDPLHLKTAACAKHFAVHSGPEASRHSINVRVNEDELRETYLPAFHTLVDSGVEAVMCAYNRVNDQPCCTGRTLLKDILRDEWHFKGHVVSDCGALDDIWERHKALPDAATVAAEAIKTGVNVDCSNLLQADAETAVQKGLINEEDVNKDLAPNLRTAFHLGLYDDPSLSPYKDYGADSVANAYHQQLALQMAEESMVLLRNDGALPLKAANVKTMLIAGSNATSADALLGNYHGTSSHMVTFVEGITAIAGPATGVEYDLGCDPKDTVHFGGTWVASFSDVVVAVIGLTPQVEGEEGDAFLSDAGGDKKTLSLPAGQLAYIRALRKATHKPIIAVVTGGSAMDVDALAPFVNAIIVAWYPGQEGGAALANILFGRVAPSGHLPVTFYKSVADLPAYDDYHVKGRTYRYYEGEVEYPFGFGLSYTTFSYSWAGKPQKIGDTLRFAVQVTAKSDSIPAVAVPQVYIEYPSVPGKLMPVRELKQFARVTPGAIQPFAIPLSALRKWDAEHHDWKLYPGTYRLVIGENSRDEQLSYKFIVK